The following DNA comes from Rhodanobacter sp. AS-Z3.
GCCCGCACCGCGTTGGCAACAACTGGTCGCGCATGCGGTGCATGGTTTGCTCTACGTATTGATCGTGGCGATTCCGCTCAGCGGCTGGTGGTTCAACTCGGTCACCGGCAAACCGCTGCAATGGTTCAAGCAATTCAACCTGCCCGCGCTGGCGGCGAAGAACGACGAGCTGCGCCACTTCGCCCACGGCGTGCATGAATACCTGTTCTGGACGCTGATCGTGCTGCTGGTGGCGCATGTGGGTGCCGCACTGAAACACCATGTGTTCGACAACGACAACGTGTTGCGTCGGATGCTGCCGTTTGGCCGTCCGCGCTGACATCACAATGATTCAAGGAAATCGCTCATGAAACGCCTCGCCATGCTGCTCGCACTCGCGCTGCCATGCGCCGCTGCGGCCACCGACTACACCTTGCAGCCAGCCTCGAGCACGCTCGGTTTCAGCAACACCTTCCAGGGTGAAACCTTCAACGGCAGGTTCGGCCAGTGGACCGCTGCGATCAGCTACGACGCAGCCAACCTGGCCAGCTCGAAGTTCGATGTCACAGTGAATCTGGCCAGCGTCAAGACTGGCGACAAAGATCGCGACAGCGCTCTGCCCGGTG
Coding sequences within:
- a CDS encoding cytochrome b; the encoded protein is MTLRSNDRQWGTVSKSFHWIIALAILGNGLFGLLMDLASSPMQKINWLALHKSIGLTVLALALLRMLWRLSERRPIEEPAPRWQQLVAHAVHGLLYVLIVAIPLSGWWFNSVTGKPLQWFKQFNLPALAAKNDELRHFAHGVHEYLFWTLIVLLVAHVGAALKHHVFDNDNVLRRMLPFGRPR